One part of the Elusimicrobiota bacterium genome encodes these proteins:
- a CDS encoding T9SS type A sorting domain-containing protein, with translation MLTTNFENMGAISKLSSDFSNLHCYPNPYKPNSGLGHARITFSRLTSYTKVKIYNIAGELVYNAEAETPSGELSWDVINNSGEKIVSGVYIYAISNDIGHKKVGKFAVIR, from the coding sequence TTGCTTACCACCAATTTTGAAAACATGGGGGCAATTTCTAAACTCTCAAGCGATTTTTCAAATTTGCATTGTTATCCGAATCCGTATAAGCCAAATTCAGGGCTAGGCCATGCCAGAATTACTTTTTCACGGCTCACTTCATATACAAAAGTAAAAATTTATAATATTGCCGGCGAACTAGTTTATAATGCGGAAGCAGAAACACCCAGCGGAGAACTTAGCTGGGACGTGATAAATAATTCCGGAGAAAAAATCGTCTCGGGTGTTTATATTTATGCCATTAGCAATGATATAGGGCATAAAAAAGTCGGGAAGTTTGCGGTTATAAGATAA
- a CDS encoding PorV/PorQ family protein, which translates to MHLKWFSDINYDYAAFAFPYENWGFGISYHNLSMDEIQKYDINDILLNETYSPSDSMVTIAASYCINEKLSFGSNLKYINSKIESTYASTIAGDAGIIYSGLKSFDFGLSVQNFGGKLKYVQTQEDLPLNFKAGIGYHGNNEKNIIPKVYVDLNQGIENKLYVSAGTECDFFLKPGWGGSLRAGYRSRDINYAVNGFSAGGGIMFNDNIKIDFAWVPYGELGDTYSVSFIFILNDLFYGNSRK; encoded by the coding sequence ATGCATTTAAAATGGTTTAGCGACATAAATTATGACTACGCCGCTTTTGCTTTTCCTTATGAAAATTGGGGGTTCGGAATAAGCTATCATAACCTGTCAATGGATGAGATTCAAAAATATGACATAAATGATATTCTTTTAAACGAGACTTACAGCCCCAGCGATTCAATGGTAACAATAGCGGCTTCATACTGTATTAATGAGAAGCTTTCATTCGGGTCTAACTTAAAATATATAAATTCAAAGATTGAAAGTACCTATGCTTCAACAATCGCGGGCGATGCCGGAATAATTTATTCGGGATTAAAAAGTTTTGATTTCGGCCTTTCAGTCCAAAATTTCGGCGGTAAACTTAAATATGTCCAGACTCAGGAAGATTTGCCTCTAAATTTTAAGGCGGGAATCGGCTATCACGGTAATAATGAAAAAAATATTATACCTAAAGTATATGTGGATTTAAATCAGGGTATAGAAAATAAGCTTTACGTTAGCGCTGGTACGGAGTGCGATTTCTTTTTAAAACCAGGATGGGGAGGGTCTCTGAGAGCCGGATACAGGTCCAGGGATATTAACTATGCGGTAAACGGTTTTTCGGCCGGCGGCGGAATTATGTTCAACGACAATATCAAAATTGACTTTGCATGGGTTCCTTACGGAGAGCTTGGCGACACTTATTCCGTATCGTTTATCTTTATACTAAATGATTTGTTCTACGGCAACTCAAGAAAATAG